From a region of the Haematobia irritans isolate KBUSLIRL chromosome 4, ASM5000362v1, whole genome shotgun sequence genome:
- the LOC142234947 gene encoding uncharacterized protein LOC142234947, whose amino-acid sequence MITGDFKRIATNCDVLINIFKRLTFEDQLRLAIVNGIFENIFKSYIWKDSYEILSMAKYDDEYWVASGKSLRMLKLKTNGYEAFITCYADEVKELIVNEMSLPDMNRFKNLKILRYLYNKDMDMENLKNAIMCLTGLKDLYLDEKPCRSYDKLIKPRAYMNFEFLLNLKKLKIISIKSFSNYPPVKYKDLIQIIQNNNLEYLKLDCCIETEIEIRKYSELWKPHTLKPLRELDMKISLLPEKWDILNFEIFSQTLENLKTLYLTIIDPVSQEILENLADTCKHLELLTLRQTIFQYIDSLRLPAHLKELSLFSCKNLKHKHLKEILMRENLEKFISKYTLYQGVFEEFTISPSIQTLALDSMDTCRLSSSFKGNRTRLKNLSWYHTNPSICSGLIFSSNLMYCYNLEILQINESLMDVKQLLGLKYLRQLTIPFVDAPYMWSYIMAILKHSSLQELHMEKCPSTYNADLIEIHTSSLQEISTTVRHITLHIGIIQLAFDFWIDLFARHRNLKITILHFTPYDNELLHRIINHRNFPHSIKEILIYGFAIDCNEMRRHCSSNIFLLEDLRKTFQNADDSIVISRILNKLNKHNN is encoded by the exons atgattACGGgagatttcaaacgaatcgcaaCAAATTGTGATGTTCTAATCAATATTTTTAAGCGGCTAACATTTGAAGATCAACTACGTTTAGCAATTGTGaatggaatttttgaaaatatattcaaatctTATATATGGAAAGATAGTTATGAGATCTTAAGTATGGCAAAATATGACGACGAGTACTGGGTAGCGAGTGGCAAATCGTTAAGAATGCTAAAACTCAAAACAAATGGTTATGAAGCCTTCATAACATGCTATGCAGATGAAGTAAAAGAATTAATTGTCAACGAGATGTCATTGCCCGATATGAacagatttaaaaatttgaaaatattgagaTACCTTTATAATAAAGACATGGATATGGAAAATCTCAAAAATGCAATTATGTGTTTAACCGGCTTGAAAGATttgtatctagatgaaaaaccaTGTAGATCATATGACAAATTAATCAAACCTAGAGCTTATatgaattttgaatttcttttaaatttgaaaaaattgaaaataatttcaataaagaGTTTTTCAAACTATCCTCCCGTGAAATATAAAGATCTAATTCAAATAATTCAAAACAACAATttggaatatttaaaattggatTGCTGTATAGAAACAGaaattgaaattcgaaaatattcTGAATTATGGAAACCTCACACCCTCAAACCCCTTAGAGAATTAGatatgaaaatttctcttcttccTGAAAAATgggatattttaaattttgaaattttttcacaaacccTGGAAAATCTCAAAACCCTCTATTTAACAATTATAGATCCTGTTAGCCAGGAGATTTTAGAAAACCTAGCTGATACATGTAAACATCTAGAATTGCTAACTCTACGACAGACAATATTCCAGTATATCGACTCACTGCGTTTGCCCGCCCATCTGAAAGAGCTAAGCttattttcttgtaaaaatctaaaacacaaacatttaaaagagattttaatgcgagaaaatttggaaaaattcataTCGAAATATACTCTCTACCAGGGAGTCTTTGAAGAATTCACCATCTCACCATCCATACAAACATTGGCCCTTGACTCTATGGACACATGTCGACTATCGTCGAGTTTCAAAGGAAATAGAACACGACTAAAAAATCTCTCATGGTATCATACAAATCCTTCAATATGTTCTGGTCTaatattttcatccaatttAATGTACTGctataatttggaaattttacaaataaatgaATCACTTATGGATGTCAAACAATTACTTGGCCTTAAATATCTACGCCAGCTTACCATTCCTTTCGTGGATGCACCCTATATGTGGTCCTATATTATGGCCATTTTGAAGCATTCATCTCTGCAGGAACTTCATATGGAAAAATGTCCATCTACATATAATGCAGATCTAATTGAAATTCATACTTCAAGCCTTCAAGAGATTTCTACCACTGTTCGTCATATAACTCTTCACATTGGAATTATACAATTGGCGTTTGATTTTTGGATTGATCTTTTTGCTCGTCACCGAAATTTGAAAATCacaattttacattttactccCTATGACAATGAGCTTTTGCATCGAATTATCAATCATAGAAATTTCCCGCACAGCATTAAAGAAATTCTTATCTACGGTTTTGCCATAG ACTGCAACGAGATGAGGAGACACTGCAGTAGCAACATTTTCCTACTCGAGGACTTGcgtaaaacttttcaaaatgccGATGATAGCATAGTAATTTCtagaatattaaataaattaaataaacataataattaa